The genomic interval TGACCGAGTGATAGCCTCTTATTCGGGCAATAAAGCCAGTGAACCTGAGAACGGAGAAAATACATTAGTATGGACCCTCAACCTAAAAGTTTTTGCGGAGTCGGCGACGGACTTACGTGGAGTGCCAACATCCAAAAAACTTTTGACCCCGTGATGCAACGAGCTGATCAATCTGTAAAGATGCAATATAAATCACGGTTAAAAAATATTCTCTTCACTTCTCGGAGCAACCATTTGACATACCATGCCATAGTAGTTCGTATTCACATTCGCCAATTCATTTTTAAAATCATCCATGAACTTAACATCGTAGAATTGTTTCAAGGGATCGAAAAACGCCTTGTCGCGTTCATCTGTAGCAATGTATATTACGGCACCCTCCGTCAGCTCGTCTCTTGTGTTGCTGAGAATGTCTTCAGCCGAGATTCGCGTGCGCTTGAACTGAAAGTCGCCACGTCTTACATGAAAGGTATCGAAGTCCCCGCGGGGGTTGTTTACAGGATCTTTTTGCCGGGCGTACTCTCTCAGTGCGTGCACGATGCGAGCCGCAGGACATTGAATAGCGTCGATATATCTCATATGATCGCGCATGAAGCGCTTCATCCACAAGTCTTCCCGCCAATCTTCAAAGAACAAAAACGCGTAGAAGTGGACCAGCATGCGTACCCTGAGTCTATGGTTGCACATGAAATGAACGACAGGTTCCTTTTGCATGGTTTCGTCATATACACAAAGCTCTTTTCGCCGGGCAAGGTTTTCTCGCATGCGCTCGATTGGTGTCGCGTCTACTGGGGTTGGATTTTCCAGTACGTGCTCTTGTAAAGGCCCGCCATCCTTTTGAATCTGCTCGAGCATCGACTTTAATACCTCGACATCTTTGTGGTTGCCCGACGCGGGAAATGCCGCCATGCATTTTTCTGGTGCCCAAAAGGGTGTATGTGTGACATTGTGGAGCCATTCTTTCAGCGGCTTGACATCTTGCCCATCCCAATCCGTACGGTTTTCCGGTGGAAAGGAAATCTGTCCGGTATGCTTGTCACGCAAATTACCCGTCATAGCTTCGGCTTGTAAAAATTCCTGCATTGTGATCATTTCCAAACCAGCGTTTTCGGTCGCAAGCTCGTGCATGGGAAAGAAGTCGGCGAAACCAAAGTCAGTTTTTTGTCGACCGCGATCCTTGGCGAGCAAGTACATACGCTGCTCGGGAGGAAGAACCACGGTTCGACCCATCGCAATTCCCAAACCCAAAACTGTCTCCATGGCCATACGAATGTTGTTCCAACCGCCACCGTCTGGTTCGAAAGTCATGTACCGGCGGGGTTGTCCACTTTTACTGCGAAACGGACTCGTGTACTGCGAATCGCTGGAAATATCTTGCCAGTACACCATTTCACGAGCGAATTCGTCCAATGGACCGCCGTGGTCGGCACAAGACAGCCCCGCAAGAGTGGATCGGTCGCTTTCTTCAGCCCCGGAATAGTCTCTTTCGATGGGCTCTCCTTCGTCTGCTTCATGCATTCGATCATACTGCGCCACGCTTACTTGATGGACGGTACCTTTTTCGTCTCTGTCGGAAGTGAAGGGGTTGGGATTCGATGGCTTCATTTCCATAAAGTCTTTCAAAACATTGTTGACAGATTGGTCGGCCTTGCTCTGCAGGAGCGCATCGCTACTGCGATGGACCTGGTAAATATTAAACAACGAAATGAGTAGGACCGAAGTACCTAGCAAGGATGTCAAAATCTGTGTGTACGTCCACGAACTGGAATGTTTGGGGCCTTCCCTTCCACCACTACTACCCCCTGACGCTTTGACGGATGAACTCCCAGAGACAGAAATACCGACTGCTCGAGCCATTGCAAATGGA from Phaeodactylum tricornutum CCAP 1055/1 chromosome 11, complete sequence carries:
- a CDS encoding predicted protein codes for the protein MARAVGISVSGSSSVKASGGSSGGREGPKHSSSWTYTQILTSLLGTSVLLISLFNIYQVHRSSDALLQSKADQSVNNVLKDFMEMKPSNPNPFTSDRDEKGTVHQVSVAQYDRMHEADEGEPIERDYSGAEESDRSTLAGLSCADHGGPLDEFAREMVYWQDISSDSQYTSPFRSKSGQPRRYMTFEPDGGGWNNIRMAMETVLGLGIAMGRTVVLPPEQRMYLLAKDRGRQKTDFGFADFFPMHELATENAGLEMITMQEFLQAEAMTGNLRDKHTGQISFPPENRTDWDGQDVKPLKEWLHNVTHTPFWAPEKCMAAFPASGNHKDVEVLKSMLEQIQKDGGPLQEHVLENPTPVDATPIERMRENLARRKELCVYDETMQKEPVVHFMCNHRLRVRMLVHFYAFLFFEDWREDLWMKRFMRDHMRYIDAIQCPAARIVHALREYARQKDPVNNPRGDFDTFHVRRGDFQFKRTRISAEDILSNTRDELTEGAVIYIATDERDKAFFDPLKQFYDVKFMDDFKNELANVNTNYYGMIDQLVASRGQKFFGCWHSTFTGFIARIRGYHSVKDNLAGFEKGTLPTTFYYATLANKYVMHEYAPLHGAFFNREFPISWRDIDKSVGNLPISDA